From Acidimicrobiia bacterium, the proteins below share one genomic window:
- a CDS encoding protease inhibitor I42 family protein — protein MKRLVLCVLAQVLVLSGCGDDVNTLSFTAADSGSEVRVGSGDQFQVVLESNPSTGYSWEVTGEPDPGILELVSHSFEGADADLVGAAGTEVFVFKGVGFGAEVLRMEYFRPFDDPPVPERVVEFRVRVDDAPWLSDDAAPPSTSTATAPTVTAVTSSTMIDSAVQVSSLFDGEGARLVRVSGFLLDDGASTRLCELLMESFPPQCGGAWVVIANPGSLDPELREAQGIRWTDLPFVIDAQFDGDRLVLDDPANSVVPTAADSALAEGFMSLVENPSADTVAAISFGDEVILGLSDVVAASFGRNELADPATWVIDESEYDGYAGPFSILDVAKRPIEITIGSHARCAGPPVPAPQGFEGYRRVSIQPTTATSCLEWWTVDFFVDDAGLVKAVTLDLFGP, from the coding sequence ATGAAACGTCTTGTCCTATGTGTTTTGGCGCAGGTGTTGGTGCTGTCTGGCTGCGGTGACGATGTGAATACCTTAAGCTTCACGGCCGCCGACAGCGGTTCGGAAGTTCGAGTCGGGTCGGGAGACCAGTTTCAGGTGGTCCTCGAGTCAAACCCGAGTACGGGGTATTCGTGGGAAGTCACCGGGGAACCCGATCCGGGCATCCTGGAGTTGGTGAGCCACAGCTTTGAAGGTGCTGATGCGGATCTTGTCGGAGCGGCCGGCACCGAAGTATTCGTGTTCAAAGGGGTGGGGTTCGGAGCCGAGGTCCTGCGGATGGAGTACTTTCGGCCGTTCGACGATCCCCCGGTGCCCGAGCGGGTGGTCGAGTTCAGGGTTCGGGTCGACGACGCACCGTGGCTGTCGGACGATGCCGCACCTCCTTCGACATCGACTGCGACCGCCCCCACTGTGACCGCGGTGACATCAAGCACGATGATTGACAGCGCGGTCCAAGTGTCTTCCCTGTTTGACGGAGAAGGGGCTCGCTTGGTCCGTGTGAGTGGGTTCCTCCTCGACGACGGGGCCAGTACCCGGCTTTGTGAATTGCTGATGGAATCGTTCCCGCCTCAATGCGGCGGGGCATGGGTTGTCATTGCCAATCCCGGTTCGCTCGATCCCGAGTTGAGGGAGGCGCAAGGCATTCGATGGACGGACCTTCCGTTCGTGATAGATGCGCAATTCGATGGCGACCGACTGGTCCTTGACGATCCCGCTAACAGTGTGGTGCCGACAGCTGCCGACTCCGCACTCGCTGAGGGGTTCATGTCTTTGGTCGAGAATCCATCCGCCGATACGGTGGCGGCCATTTCGTTTGGTGATGAGGTCATCCTCGGTCTGAGCGATGTGGTCGCGGCGTCTTTCGGCCGTAATGAACTCGCTGATCCGGCTACCTGGGTCATCGACGAGTCGGAATACGACGGTTACGCCGGGCCCTTCTCGATTCTCGACGTCGCCAAGCGGCCGATCGAGATAACGATCGGCTCCCATGCTCGGTGTGCCGGTCCGCCGGTTCCGGCCCCGCAAGGATTCGAAGGGTATCGGCGGGTGAGCATTCAGCCCACTACGGCAACGAGTTGCCTTGAATGGTGGACAGTCGACTTCTTCGTTGATGATGCCGGTCTGGTTAAGGCCGTGACCCTTGATCTGTTCGGTCCCTGA
- a CDS encoding dienelactone hydrolase family protein, translating into MGQMVEFASNGSKASGYLAVPPSGLGPGVVVIQEWWGLVPHIKDVADRFAAAGFVALAPDLYDGQETTEPDEAGKIMMNMELERAATHMMGAVDFLVGHDSTTSDRIGAVGFCMGGGLVLWLSTLKPEVVACVPFYGAIPWDSMQPEYAASNAGYLGHYAENDGWATQEGARNLEQHLIGLGKDVKFHFYEGTDHAFFNDDRPEVYDEAASLVAWQRTIDFFRDRL; encoded by the coding sequence ATGGGTCAGATGGTTGAGTTTGCGTCGAATGGGTCGAAGGCGAGTGGGTACCTGGCGGTTCCGCCAAGCGGTTTGGGGCCCGGGGTGGTTGTCATCCAGGAATGGTGGGGCCTGGTCCCGCACATCAAGGATGTCGCCGACCGATTCGCGGCCGCCGGGTTTGTGGCCCTGGCCCCCGACCTCTACGACGGCCAGGAGACAACCGAACCGGATGAAGCCGGGAAGATCATGATGAACATGGAACTCGAAAGGGCCGCTACCCACATGATGGGAGCGGTTGACTTCCTGGTTGGGCACGATTCCACGACGAGCGATCGGATCGGGGCGGTTGGTTTTTGTATGGGTGGTGGCCTGGTGCTTTGGCTCTCGACGCTCAAACCGGAGGTCGTTGCGTGTGTTCCGTTCTACGGAGCAATTCCCTGGGACTCGATGCAACCCGAATACGCCGCCTCGAATGCCGGCTATCTGGGCCACTATGCCGAAAACGACGGCTGGGCAACCCAGGAGGGCGCCCGTAATCTGGAACAGCATCTCATTGGTCTTGGCAAGGATGTCAAGTTCCACTTCTATGAGGGAACCGACCATGCATTCTTCAACGACGATCGCCCGGAGGTCTATGACGAGGCAGCTTCCCTTGTTGCCTGGCAACGGACGATCGACTTTTTCCGAGATCGTTTGTGA
- a CDS encoding CrcB family protein, translated as MKTLMFVALGGAVGSAGRYAIGSWMKDLPGIHWGTFFVNITGAFILGLVASLASNHPEWDIAARTGLTVGVLGGFTTFSTWTVESVELVSRGEMALGLTNLFGSLLAGVAAAAAGLALGRLFWTG; from the coding sequence GTGAAGACACTTATGTTTGTGGCCCTCGGTGGAGCCGTCGGCTCGGCCGGACGATACGCCATTGGAAGCTGGATGAAGGATCTCCCGGGAATCCATTGGGGAACGTTCTTCGTCAACATAACCGGTGCGTTCATCCTCGGGCTTGTGGCGTCGCTCGCCTCCAATCACCCGGAATGGGACATAGCCGCTCGCACCGGCCTAACGGTCGGGGTACTGGGTGGGTTTACGACCTTCAGCACCTGGACCGTTGAGTCGGTGGAGCTGGTTAGTCGCGGTGAGATGGCCCTCGGATTGACGAACCTGTTTGGATCATTGCTCGCCGGTGTCGCGGCTGCCGCAGCCGGATTGGCCCTCGGACGCCTCTTCTGGACGGGCTAG
- a CDS encoding MoaD/ThiS family protein has product MARLRLFANLRELAGTGSVDIDADTVGDLLTQAGSTYGPSFVAALDTAKVWVNGEPATAAEAVKPGDEVAVIPPVSGGAATILDNPMLAPVGVVGSAILISVANAYLSVAWFAAAVVLVLSLWAVDIVRQTNSGGMAMQLPPVLIGIMAGTAFVVASPGDTRGFEAFGLVMVVSLIVSLVWSVAVEEARHLSAVASTTVMTTMAALAAASMMAARLVGGPTVLGVFLVQVIVAAVATVVAFRVAILDPSIVGSLGAIIAGVIAASLWGLPIVEFVLVGVAVALALLAGKGFGGLCRTGEPYVIDRPPGILGDLDGAVLAAGIMLPIFLLVTAA; this is encoded by the coding sequence GTGGCACGTCTTCGTCTCTTCGCCAATCTGAGAGAACTGGCCGGGACCGGAAGCGTCGACATCGACGCGGATACGGTCGGTGACCTCTTGACCCAGGCCGGGTCGACCTATGGTCCTTCCTTCGTGGCGGCCCTGGACACCGCCAAAGTCTGGGTCAACGGTGAGCCGGCGACGGCCGCGGAGGCTGTGAAGCCTGGCGACGAGGTAGCTGTGATCCCACCGGTGTCTGGCGGTGCGGCCACGATCCTCGACAATCCCATGCTGGCTCCGGTGGGCGTCGTCGGATCGGCCATTCTCATATCTGTCGCCAACGCCTATCTGTCCGTTGCCTGGTTTGCGGCAGCGGTGGTCCTCGTACTGAGCCTCTGGGCGGTCGACATCGTCCGGCAAACCAACTCGGGTGGGATGGCTATGCAGCTTCCGCCGGTTCTCATCGGGATCATGGCAGGGACCGCCTTCGTGGTGGCCTCGCCCGGTGATACCAGGGGCTTTGAGGCGTTCGGGTTGGTGATGGTCGTCTCGTTGATCGTCTCGCTCGTTTGGTCGGTCGCCGTTGAGGAGGCCCGCCATTTGTCGGCGGTGGCGAGCACGACCGTGATGACGACGATGGCGGCCTTGGCGGCCGCCTCCATGATGGCTGCCCGATTGGTTGGAGGGCCGACCGTTCTCGGAGTGTTCCTCGTGCAGGTGATCGTGGCTGCGGTTGCGACGGTCGTTGCCTTCCGGGTAGCGATCCTTGACCCCAGCATCGTTGGGTCGCTTGGCGCCATCATCGCCGGTGTCATTGCCGCCAGTCTCTGGGGTCTACCGATCGTTGAGTTCGTCCTCGTCGGGGTAGCCGTTGCTTTGGCGCTGTTGGCCGGGAAGGGTTTTGGCGGACTGTGCCGAACCGGTGAGCCGTACGTGATCGACCGTCCGCCCGGGATTCTTGGTGACCTCGATGGGGCCGTACTGGCCGCCGGGATCATGCTGCCGATCTTCTTGTTGGTTACGGCCGCATAG
- a CDS encoding flotillin family protein, protein MLPWVISAGLVVVGFIIIAAVISSLVVVVPPNRVAVFSGSGGGARQGYKVVVGGRKVRRPIIEKVDWMDLSTIAIDVSVSNAYCKGTIPLNVQGVANVKISSKEGILDNAIERFLGRPIEAVAKIAKETLEANLRGVLATLTPEEVNEDRLKFATTLIDEADDDMRTLGLELDVLKIQNVTDEVGYLESVGRRQTAQVLKEARVSEAAQRAEAEEQEAESRRRAEMAGLQADEAIIVQRNELRMRTADLEAEAVVKEQQALVAGEKARAIAEQELEQARIELQRRRLEADVITPARAKKEASELEAKGNAASIIEDGTAQIEVFNRLVTQYKAAGVDAERIFVLNMLPDLVAKIVDTVNNVSIDKVSVIDGGSNGSGQGIPGLLSQLPASVIKITEQIENATGVNILSGLNRTETNQDPQPPVELVPPIPVTTDE, encoded by the coding sequence ATGTTGCCATGGGTCATTAGTGCAGGGCTGGTTGTTGTTGGTTTCATAATCATCGCGGCCGTAATTTCGAGCCTCGTCGTCGTCGTTCCGCCCAACCGGGTGGCGGTGTTTTCCGGCTCCGGAGGTGGGGCCCGTCAGGGCTACAAGGTGGTTGTCGGAGGTAGAAAAGTCAGACGGCCCATCATCGAGAAGGTCGACTGGATGGATCTTTCCACCATCGCGATCGATGTTTCAGTGAGCAATGCCTATTGCAAAGGAACAATTCCGCTCAACGTCCAGGGTGTAGCCAACGTCAAGATCTCCTCAAAGGAAGGGATCCTCGACAATGCCATCGAGCGCTTTCTCGGGCGGCCGATAGAAGCCGTGGCCAAGATCGCCAAAGAAACACTCGAAGCGAACCTGCGTGGCGTACTGGCGACCTTGACGCCTGAAGAGGTCAATGAGGATCGATTGAAGTTTGCGACGACCTTGATCGACGAGGCGGACGACGACATGCGGACGCTCGGCCTCGAACTCGATGTTCTCAAGATTCAGAATGTCACCGATGAGGTCGGGTATCTGGAGTCCGTCGGTCGCCGGCAGACGGCCCAGGTCCTCAAAGAAGCCCGGGTTTCGGAAGCCGCGCAACGCGCCGAGGCAGAAGAGCAAGAAGCCGAGTCCCGCCGGCGTGCCGAAATGGCTGGACTGCAGGCCGATGAGGCCATCATCGTGCAGCGCAACGAACTTCGTATGCGAACGGCCGACTTGGAAGCCGAAGCAGTCGTCAAGGAGCAGCAAGCGCTGGTCGCCGGCGAAAAAGCCCGGGCCATCGCCGAGCAAGAACTTGAGCAGGCCCGCATCGAACTCCAGAGGCGTCGGCTCGAAGCTGACGTCATCACCCCGGCCAGAGCCAAGAAAGAAGCGTCGGAACTCGAAGCCAAAGGTAACGCGGCCTCGATTATCGAAGACGGTACTGCTCAGATTGAAGTGTTCAACCGACTGGTCACGCAGTACAAGGCGGCCGGCGTCGATGCTGAGCGAATCTTTGTCCTCAACATGCTTCCCGACCTGGTTGCCAAGATCGTCGATACCGTCAACAACGTGTCGATCGACAAGGTGTCGGTCATTGACGGTGGGAGCAACGGCTCCGGTCAGGGAATCCCTGGATTGTTATCGCAGTTGCCGGCTTCGGTGATCAAGATCACAGAACAGATCGAGAACGCCACCGGCGTCAATATTCTGTCTGGTCTGAACCGCACTGAAACGAACCAGGACCCGCAGCCTCCGGTGGAGTTGGTGCCACCGATCCCGGTTACCACAGACGAGTAG